One genomic segment of Hevea brasiliensis isolate MT/VB/25A 57/8 chromosome 3, ASM3005281v1, whole genome shotgun sequence includes these proteins:
- the LOC110647189 gene encoding inositol-tetrakisphosphate 1-kinase 1 yields MSIQAKRHRIGYALAPKKVQSFIQPSLISHASRHNVDLIAIDPSKSLIEQGPFDCVIHKLYGLDWKLQLEKFYLENPKVPIIDSPDSIERLHNRISMLEVVSRLNIPKRSQVLDVPKQVVVLDSENLKGNGVVGEIGFPLVAKPLVADGSAKSHKMYQIFDSEGLKRLDAPIILQDFVNHGGVIFKVYVAGDYVQCVKRKSLPDISQEKLATLKGSLSFSQISNLTVRGKNEGFGDVVDLEKVEMPPLGFVEEIARAMRRETGLNLFNFDVIRDAKDRNRYLVIDINYFPGYAKMPNYESVLTDFFLDLVHNNNSREMLTGNIEDGEQESYIGGLKGNND; encoded by the coding sequence ATGTCAATCCAGGCGAAACGGCACCGCATAGGCTACGCACTGGCGCCAAAGAAAGTGCAGAGCTTTATCCAGCCCTCCCTCATTAGCCACGCGAGTCGCCACAACGTCGATCTGATCGCCATCGATCCTTCAAAATCCCTAATTGAACAAGGGCCATTTGATTGTGTCATTCACAAATTGTATGGCCTAGATTGGAAGCTGCAACTGGAGAAGTTCTATTTGGAAAACCCTAAGGTTCCCATTATTGATTCTCCTGATTCCATCGAGAGGCTGCACAATCGAATTTCTATGCTCGAAGTTGTCAGTCGGTTAAATATACCTAAGAGAAGCCAAGTGTTGGATGTGCCTAAACAGGTTGTTGTTTTGGATTCGGAGAATTTGAAGGGAAATGGTGTAGTTGGGGAGATAGGGTTTCCTTTAGTAGCGAAACCATTAGTAGCTGACGGGAGCGCAAAATCCCACAAAATGTATCAGATTTTTGACAGTGAAGGGTTGAAGAGGCTAGATGCTCCTATTATATTGCAGGACTTTGTGAACCATGGTGGCGTGATTTTCAAAGTTTATGTGGCTGGTGACTACGTGCAATGTGTAAAGAGGAAGTCATTGCCTGATATATCCCAGGAGAAATTAGCCACATTGAAGGGCtccttatcattttctcaaatttcgaATTTGACTGTGCGAGGGAAGAATGAGGGCTTTGGTGATGTAGTTGATCTTGAGAAAGTGGAAATGCCGCCGTTGGGATTTGTCGAGGAGATAGCCAGGGCAATGAGGCGGGAAACGGGGCTTAATTTGTTCAACTTTGATGTTATTAGGGATGCTAAAGATAGGAATAGGTATCTTGTCATTGATATAAACTATTTTCCGGGCTATGCCAAGATGCCAAATTATGAGTCTGTTTTGACAGATTTTTTCCTGGATCTTGTCCACAATAACAATAGTAGAGAAATGCTTACTGGAAACATTGAGGATGGAGAGCAGGAAAGCTATATTGGTGGGCTGAAGGGAAACAATGATTGA
- the LOC110647190 gene encoding protein TORMOZ EMBRYO DEFECTIVE has translation MASVQMKKNYRCVPSLQQFYSGGPFVVASDCSFIACACGEAVKIVDSANASIRATIEGDTEAITALALSPDDKLLFSAGHSRQIRVWDLSTMKSVRSWKGHDGPVMGIACHGSGGLLATAGADRKVLVWDVDGGFCTHYFKGHKGVVTSIVFHPDTNKMLLFSGSDDATVRVWDLVAKKCIATLERHFSAVTSLAVSEDGWTLLSAGRDKVVNLWDLHGYVCKMTIPSYEVLEALCVIPSGTQFSSFLSSYSQQIGKDRNGSSAIYFVTVGERGIVRIWNSERAICLYEQKSSDVTVTSDADESKRGFIAATMLPLDQGLLCVTADQQFLYYIPVEHPEEKFKLVLSKRLIGYNEEILDMKFLGEEEKFLAVATNLEQIRVYDLESMSCAYVLTGHTEIVLSLDTCISRSGRTLIVTGSKDNTVRLWDSESRNCIGIGTGHMGGVGAVALSKKWKNFFVTGSSDRTIKVWNLDGISDDMDQPVNLKAKAVVAAHDKDINSLAVAPNDSLVCSGSQDRTACVWRLPNLVSVVVLKGHKRGIWSVEFSPVDQCVITASGDKTIKIWAIADGSCLKTFEGHTSSVLRASFLTRGTQLVSCGADGLVKLWTVKTNECIATYDQHEDKAWALAIGKKTEMFATGGSDAVVNLWYDSTAADKEEAFRKEEEGVLKGQELENAVLDADYTKAIQIAFELRRPHKLFELFAELCGKRGVDYQMEKALRAVGKEEFHLLLEYVREWNTKPKLCHVAQYVLFQVFNILPPTQILEIGGIEEFLEGLIPYSQRHFSRIDRLVRSTFLVDYTLTGMSVIEPNIQAAEPKESSHIPTNVKDDDIVLLSEQAEKEQQQTPEVLKERTSSKKRKSKQANKPSDRSHKKVKGAASTSAAAIPLQAYNSSFL, from the exons ATGGCTTCGGTACAAATGAAGAAGAATTACCGATGCGTTCCGTCGCTGCAGCAGTTCTACAGCGGGGGGCCGTTCGTGGTGGCGTCGGACTGCTCCTTTATTGCTTGCGCTTGTGGTGAAGCCGTCAAGATTGTGGATTCAGCGAATGCGTCGATAAGGGCGACTATCGAAGGTGACACCGAGGCCATCACTGCGTTGGCACTTAGCCCTGATGATAAATTGCTGTTTTCTGCGGGTCACAGTAGGCAAATTAGAGTCTGGGACTTATCCACTATGAAGAGCGTGCGCTCTTGGAAG GGCCATGATGGTCCTGTGATGGGCATAGCTTGCCATGGATCTGGAGGCTTGCTGGCAACTGCAGGAGCCGATAGAAAAGTCCTGGTTTGGGATGTTGATGGTGGCTTCTGCACACATTACTTCAAAGGCCATAAAGGGGTTGTGACAAGTATTGTATTCCATCCTGATACAAATAAAATGCTT CTTTTCTCCGGAAGTGATGATGCAACTGTACGAGTTTGGGATCTTGTAGCCAAGAAGTGTATAGCAACATTAGAAAGACATTTTTCAGCAGTGACCTCTTTGGCAGTATCTGAAGATGGATGGACGTTACTTAGTGCTGGAAGAGATAAG GTCGTGAACTTGTGGGACCTTCATGGCTATGTCTGCAAGATGACAATTCCAAGTTATGAGGTGTTGGAAGCTCTCTGTGTAATTCCTTCGGGGActcaattttcttcatttcttaGTTCATACAGTCAGCAGATTGGAAAAGACAGAAATGGATCATCAGCAATTTATTTTGTCACTGTTGGTGAACGTGGGATTGTACGGATATGGAACTCTGAAcg TGCGATTTGCCTTTATGAACAAAAGTCCTCAGATGTTACTGTCACCTCAGATGCTGATGAATCAAAAAGAGGCTTCATTGCTGCTACTATGCTTCCTTTAGATCAAGGATTGCTTTGTGTGACTGCAGATCAGCAGTTTCTGTACTACATACCAGTTGAACACCCTGAAGAGAAGTTCAAGTTAGTACTGAGCAAGAGGCTTATTGGGTACAATGAAGAGATTTTGGATATGAAATTTTTGGGTGAGGAGGAAAAATTTCTTGCTGTTGCTACGAATCTTGAACAG ATTCGAGTGTATGACCTGGAATCTATGTCATGCGCTTATGTATTGACAGGTCATACTGAAATTGTTTTGAGCCTTGACACCTGTATATCAAGATCTGGGAGGACACTTATAGTTACAGGAAGTAAGGACAATACT GTAAGGTTATGGGATTCAGAAAGCAGAAACTGCATTGGTATTGGCACAGGTCACATGGGAGGTGTTGGAGCTGTCGCACTTTCAAAGAAGTGGAAGAATTTCTTTGTTACTGGCAGCAG TGATCGAACCATCAAGGTATGGAATTTGGATGGTATCTCAGATGACATGGACCAGCCTGTTAATTTGAAAGCAAAAGCAGTTGTTGCAGCTCATGATAAGGACATAAACTCTCTGGCTGTTGCGCCGAATGATAGTTTAGTATGTAGTGGTTCTCAG GACCGGACCGCATGTGTCTGGAGGCTTCCAAATCTGGTATCTGTTGTTGTACTTAAAGGGCATAAAAGAGGAATTTGGTCCGTAGAGTTCTCACCAGTTGATCAATGTGTGATTACAGCTTCTGGTGATAAAACAATAAAGATATGGGCTATAGCTGATGGATCTTGCTTAAAAACCTTTGAAGGGCACACATCAAGTGTATTGAGAGCATCATTTCTTACTCGTGGCACCCAATTGGTTTCATGTG GTGCTGATGGTTTGGTAAAGCTATGGACAGTAAAAACGAATGAGTGCATTGCCACATATGATCAACATGAGGACAAG GCTTGGGCCTTGGCAATTGGTAAAAAGACAGAAATGTTTGCAACCGGTGGCAGTGATGCAGTTGTTAATCTGTGGTATGACTCAACTGCTGCTGATAAAGAGGAAGCTTTTCGTAAAGAG GAGGAAGGAGTTTTAAAAGGCCAAGAATTAGAAAATGCTGTATTAGATGCTGACTACACTAAAGCTATTCAAATAGCATTTGAACTCCGCAGACCTCATAAACTTTTTGAGTTATTTGCTGAACTATGCGG GAAGAGGGGAGTTGACTATCAGATGGAGAAAGCCTTACGTGCTGTTGGTAAGGAAGAATTTCATCTACTTCTCGAGTATGTTCGCGAATGGAATACAAAGCCGAAGCTGTGTCATGTTGCACAATATGTGCTCTTTCAAGTTTTCAACATCCTTCCTCCGACACAGATTCTAGAG ATTGGAGGGATCGAGGAGTTTCTTGAAGGTCTTATACCATACTCCCAGAGGCATTTCAGCAGGATAGACCGACTAGTTAGAAGCACATTTTTGGTGGACTACACTTTGACAGGAATGTCAGTTATTGAGCCTAATATTCAAGCTGCAGAACCAAAGGAGTCGTCCCATATACCCACTAATGTTAAGGATGATGACATCGTTCTTTTATCAGAACAAGCTGAGAAAGAGCAACAGCAGACTCCTGAAGTGTTGAAAGAGAGAACAAGTTCAAAGAAACGGAAATCAAAGCAAGCCAACAAACCTAGTGATAGATCACATAAGAAAGTTAAGGGTGCAGCTTCCACAAGCGCAGCAGCAATTCCATTACAGGCATATAACAGTTCATTCCTGTAG
- the LOC110647191 gene encoding uncharacterized protein LOC110647191 isoform X4 yields the protein MNNLVIKRFLDPSFFRSFSRPTASLTFLLYPRRNVVSVPSVEEDGETVNFPRDREDTGFACGLNWALAGKGVIVKDKAFRNLKTSELRQKGATVAESLSGLPVLVRGNALGAASEISKPQFTFGSLHGVHKWRSVTTHISSVSDIYVLDGAIASSSKCSAKVRIISDSPSAIFSLSNVLWKVPSRAISHDSCPLTVYVASSISQGVVDAVRLGAQANENVIAADIDCASLILCGKAFSDASATKEALATLSEPVISARGGIPLPARLLVSDDSVILLFAPEDIIQSCTYQLVSADSGVVLSSQDVAPYFPIKNSSGPSLFKFPIAVVLVTSDSSGTIPSISKLSPGQAAYHFLAGYHNGKFMPAYNKGPSSVDALELAKAFLSKLKDNQTTSFLINVNEGEKSVTGRGSS from the exons ATGAACAACTTGGTGATCAAACGCTTTCTGGACCCCTCATTCTTTCGCTCCTTCTCCAGACCCACTGCTTCTCTTACTTTCTTGCTTTACCCGAGACGT AACGTAGTTTCAGTGCCATCAGTTGAGGAGGATGGTGAAACAGTCAATTTTCCTAG GGACAGGGAGGACACTGGATTTGCATGTGGTCTTAATTGGGCTTTAGCTGGAAAAGGTGTAATTGTGAAGGATAAAGCATTTAGAAACTTGAAGACTTCTGAGCTACGGCAGAAGGGTGCAACTGTTGCAG AATCTTTGTCAGGACTTCCCGTTCTTGTTAGAGGAAATGCCCTTGGAGCAGCTTCTGAAATTTCCAAGCCACAATTTA CTTTTGGATCTCTTCATGGAGTTCACAAGTGGAGATCA GTCACAACACATATATCATCTGTCTCAGATATTTATGTTCTTGATGGTGCTATTGCTTCATCATCAAAATGCAGTGCAAAAGTTCGCATAATAAGTGATAGTCCTTCTGCCATATTTAGTCTATCCAATGTACTCTGGAAAGTTCCCTCTCGTGCCATTTCCCATGATTCTTGTCCTTTGACAGTTTATGTTGCTTCGTCCATAAG CCAAGGTGTGGTGGATGCTGTTCGTCTGGGAGCTCAAGCTAATGAGAATGTTATAGCTGCTGATATTGATTGCGCTTCACTCATTTTATGTGGTAAAGCTTTTTCTGATGCTAGTGCAACTAAAGAGGCACTAGCTACTTTGTCTGAACCTGTCATATCTGCACGAGGAGGCATTCCTTTACCTGCAAG GCTTCTAGTTTCTGATGACTCTGTGATTCTACTATTTGCACCTGAGGATATCATCCAGAGCTGCACATATCAGTTGGTCTCTGCGGATTCAGGGGTTGTTCTTTCGTCACAGGATGTTGCCCCATATTTTCCAATTAAAAATTCTTCAGGCCCTAGTCTTTTCAAATTCCCAATAGCTGTTGTCCTTGTAACCTCTGACAG TTCTGGGACTATTCCATCAATATCAAAGCTCTCACCTGGCCAAGCAGCTTATCACTTCCTGGCTGGCTATCATAATGGGAAATTCATGCCTGCATACAACAAGGGTCCTTCATCTGTAGATGCCTTAGAACTTGCGAAGGCTTTTCTATCCAAG TTGAAGGATAACCAAACCACATCCTTCCTAATTAATGTCAATGAAGGTGAAAAGAGTGTTACAG GCAGGGGTAGTTCTTGA